The Capsicum annuum cultivar UCD-10X-F1 chromosome 1, UCD10Xv1.1, whole genome shotgun sequence sequence TGAAGTGAGCAATGGTGTCCAGGTTAAAATTAAGGCTACTGCAGGGCCAGTACTTGGACCTCCTTGGCAGCGACCTGAGAATGGATATCTTGTCACAGTTGCTTCTCCAAAAGGTGCTCTTACTCTCTACTATGAACCACACTGTGTCTATAACAAGATGTTGTTAGAGAAAGAAAAGGCAGACATTGTTATTACTCCTGTCATAAAGCAACTGCTGCCAAACTTTACATTGGTTTCCGGACAAGAAGATGCAGTTCGACTTGCAAAACGCCTTTCTGCAAAGTTTGTTGTGCCCATGAAGAATGGTGACCTCGACAGCAAAGGGCTTCTAGCTAGTCTTGTTCAAGCTGAAGGAACAATTGAATCGTTCAAGCAACTTTTGTCAAAAGAACTACCAGATACAAAGGTACTAGAAGCTACTCCTGGAGAACCACTGAATATCTCAATAGCTGTATAAGAGGAGAGATGTTTATCTGAAACCAGTTTGGCCACACGTGGATCCTGTATTATTTAGTGCAAAATTTGAATAgccatataaaattatttttaaaaaataaaaggcaTTCCGATGTGTTTCATCTCCTGTGATACTATACATtgcaaataattttttcaatatggACGTATATAGTCTTACACATAACTaatgatatgtatatgttatgtcAATAAGCacaatttttgtaattactttggaattttatgtaataataaaaacTTAGGTTGTAGTTTTACgtaatttttccttaatagaTAGCGCTTACAGCGTTATGAGAATCTAGTTGCGCTAACGCTCAGACTAAGTCTTGAACCTTCGTGAGCTTCAGCTTCAGCTATAAAGTGAAATTTTCCAGCGCAAATTCGAACAAGGATGGTAGCCAGAGCTGTTGAATTAGGGTGGGAGCAGTAATGCATATTGACTAAGTTCAATTCGGGGACAAGAAGTTTACGGCAATAACAATGTTCCAATTTCACATCAATTGGTAAGTCCAGAAGTACCAGGCAAGGACTAAACATGAGCTGATATCCCAAAGTATGCAACAACTGACATTTACAATGAAAAATCTGGCAGTTAGTTCATAAGCATGTGGACGCCGAACCTGATGATCTATTCATGTACAGAAAATGGACACAGGGGCACTCACGTGAGGCAAGgcaaggcaagacttagcccaaaacAATATAAGAAGACAACAACTCAGTCCCGCAACTAATGTAAGACAATATAACAGTTCATTATTTCTAATCAACAGTCCCTCCACTGCTTTCTTTACAGGAAATCATAATAGTCGTCCATTATATCCTCTTTTACTGATGGTCCGTCCACCCAGCCCACCATTTGACAGCCATCTGCAAAAACAAACAACCAGAACCAGAAGACTCTCTTCACCGATTAGCTATCAATACTTGAAGCAGCACCAACAACATACATCATGGCTTCAGGTAGCCACTTCTTAATCATGTTCATCCCAAGCTAAAAAATAAACCAAGTTATAGCAGAAAAGGACAAAGCTAAAAGGTTCTTCTAAGACATAAAGTGAGTCCCAATCCCCGAAGGAAAAGCTAGCTCAATGCACTAAAGCTCACGCTATGGCTAAGTTGGGGGAACCTCCGGACCACAggggtctattgtacgcagccttaccctgcatttctgcaaCAGACTATTCCccggcttgaacctgtgaccgcCTGGTCACATGGAGGGAACTACACCAATTACTTCAAGGTTCCCCCTTCACGGATCCTGAAATGTCCTTTCAAGAATTGGCCAGAAGAGCAGATTGTGCATCTGGCAGCCTCACACCGCGCCACAAAATAATTCTGTTCCTTTGAAACAAAATTCCAAGACTAGTGCCTGGCCCAGCACCTTCTTTGATGGTGACAAAACCAAATAAACGATGGTCCATTGCTGTCAAGTCTTGTAAACACATGAATGGGTGTAATGACTACAACTTTTGTTACTTTCTATCACTGAAAACGAAAGTTGGCAAACAAAACAAAAGAGCCTGATGCTACAATCTAGGAAGACAGCAATATGCAAATCCAGAAAATATACAATGGTAATGAGACAGCAACAGCATTCCAAGTGTCTCACATAGTTGGATATGGGGatggtagagtgtacgcagaccctACCCCAAACTCAGAGTTGCAATGGTAATGAGACCTAAACTTTAATTAAGATACATACAATATCCTTTTCCTCATAGAAAAGTAGTCTTAAAAAGCTCCTGTATCCCAAATACGGACGAAGATGGACAATAATACACGATTATTGAAGAGTTTAACAATGTTTACCATACTAAATGCTGCTTTACAGGAAAGAGTAAATTCCCAAATTACAGACTTTATCTAAAGCAATGGGCATGAAAATCCTAAACTACTTTCCTAAAGTCAAAAAGGGGGTACAACGATTTTAAAGAAAAAGGTTGTACAAATAAACATCAAGACATCTAGCAAGTGAATGGAGTATCCCACAAGTTAATTCGACTGGAAAAATTGAAAGTTATGTACTCCCCAGCTATATTAACATTTCATCACAGCCTGTTTGattgcttatttttcatcattcttgaagttgaatattAGTAACCTGATTGAGGACGAATAAAACTGAAATTAGAAGGGAAGAGATATGTTCCATTATAGCAGTTCTGACAATTCGAATAAAACAGAGCTTAATCCAAAGTATTAGTTATGGTGATTAATGACATATGAAACCACCATAATAGAGTCAATATATCAAACATGCTTTAATAGTAGCAGTAGAAGAATGTACAATGATCACCTAcaaatagaatacctaaaacaatgTGGCAAATCAATGTAGAGGCATCATCAACACATTGAACATTAGAGAGAAACAACGCAACaccaagttcaagaatttcaccatgcactcttcttcttcttcgaacCATAGTAGTTAACATACCACTTCACAAACTTCTTTAACCCCATTTCCAAGTCCGTAGTAGGCTTATATCCTAACTCATTATGTGCCAAAGTAATATTAGCATGCGTAAACGGCACATCCCCATTCCTCGGCATTTGAATAACCTTCTTCTTCGCCTTCACCTTCAACAACTTCTCCAAAATACTAACAAGTCTCCCAACAGGCACCGGCTTCGTATTACCCAAATTATAAATCCTCAATTGAGCAGCACCCTTCTTCTTCCCCCCACTCCCTGTGCTCTTCTTCGCGGTATCTAAGGCTGCCAAACAACCCTTTACCACATCAtcaacataagtaaaatccctaGCAACGCTACCATGATCAGACGTCTCGAAAATCTTGATTTCCTTCCCTCTCAAAATATCTTTCGTAAAGAAAAAATAAGCCATATCAGGCCTACCCCATGGCCCATAAACCGTAAAAAACCGCAACCCCGTAATCGAAAGCCCATGTATATGGTTATATGTATGAGCAATCTCTTCACCAGCCTTTTTAGTTGCTGCATACAAACTTGCTGGCTGATCAGTTCTATCTTTTTCTGAAAAGGGTACTTTCGAATTCAATCCATAAACAGAACTTGATGAAGCCCAAACAATACTAGGTTGTGGATTAGCCATTTTACATGCTTCAAGTAAAGTAACAAAACCAGCAATATTACTATGAACATAAGAACCTGGATTCTGCATAGCATACCTAACTCCAGCTTGAGCTGCCATATGCATAACATGTGTAAAAGCAACAACATCAAACAACTTCCTAAGCAAAACAGCATCATTAATATCACCATCAACAACCATAATACCAGACCTTTCAAGCAGGCCCTGTCGGGCTTTTTTAAGCCCGACATCATAGTAATGATTGAAATTATCCAGCCCTAAAACGCCGTCACCACGGCGTTTCAGGGCTAAAGACACATGTGTCCCTACAAAGCCAGCAGCACCAGTGACTAAAACAGTAAAGCCCGTTTTAGACCTTGTTCGGGCCGAGGCCCGAACCCGACGTTCCCAATTCGGGCCGACCTCTAAAATTGGCGAAACAGTGTTTTTCAGACTTCTACGGTTGTTTCCGGTGGTGGGGTTGGTCGGGgttgagaaaaagaagaataaaacgatgaaaaaaatgaaaagaaaggacCAAAGAGTAAATCTTGGAAACAAAGTGGGGTGAAAACGGAGACGATAAAGACTATAAGGGGAAGATTTATCAGGCTTAAACTTTCCTGGGGTTGAAGGAATTGAATCCAAATGTGTAAGAATTGGCTTCAATTGAGTCATTCTTTTTGCACTATGatcaaatattcaaaactcaaacAGTAAACAAATCAATAAAATTGTTACATATATGAAAAAAGACACAAAAAGGTTGAAACTTTTTGGGTTTTTTGAACTGATTCAGCTTGAAAACTTCAATGGAAACACTGGTTTTTGAGGTTTTTGAGAAAAAGTCTAATGGGAGTAGGTGGGCGTGGAGTGGGGGGTGGGGTGGTGTTATTGGGAAAGTAGAAAGACAACAGTAGTACTTTTTCCTTAAAAAGGTTAGTGGAATGTAAAGACAGTAAAAAAGTGGATTGCGTGTAATAATTTTCGTTTGTTTTAATGATCTTTTTTGGGTTAAGATTTGAAGGGGTATCCCACTTTTTTATTGACTtttgattttattgaaaaataattaataataaacgCGTAATAATAATGTAATCTTATTTGTTGGTCAATATTCTCACATTAATTTAGGAGATAAAAATGCTAAACGATATCTtccatcttttcttttatttttacttgtttgaTACTAATAATTATTGATTTCTATTTCAAAAGTCACCATTCTAGCTAATTGTATAGAGTGGCAAAAGAGGGATTTAATCGAGTCTGGGTGGATTGAATATGAATTAAGTTAAAATGGATTGAAttgtaatttattaatataaatatggATAAATATGAATTTAGTAAAATATCGATTGGATAAAATTAGGGATGTTCATGATTTGGTTAAAAGTCAAACCAAACTGCAAATCAAATCGATCGACTATGAAAATAgacatttgatttgattttaaatttttaaaaatcaacaatattTGATTTGATTATGATTCTACTAAGAAGAACCCGATAAAATAATCAAACTAAACCGataagttatatatataaattttatttttatttgaatatataatattatttttcataaataattataaatattttataccttttaatcattaatttgattttagttaCTTATTCCACATACACTACAACACTTTTACTCAAGGCAAACACacactctctctatatatagggGGAGTATggtgtattattaattttttattttctttgttgagACATCTATTTACTCTTCAATGATTTGTCCCTTTGACTTTTTATGGGCCGGACATTATATTTAAAGTTGTGTATCGCTTTTATGGATGTTAGACATGTGAGGGGAAATGACCTCTGCAACTGTTCAACTTAAACTTGCTAAAATTATGAGATagtatttaaaaataatagaagATTCATATACATTTATCTTATGATAGTAGAGAGAATTTATTGATTCTTAACAGCCATTTAAAATAGTTGTCTCATGTCCCAATATTTTACTATTATCAATTTATCATTAGCTAATCATAAACCGAGAAACTAAATCAAACCGTTAAGAACCAAATaagagatttttattttattttgatttgattttaaaattttaacgtTCGACTTAAtcaatttgattatgattttaataaaaattcgACTCAAATCAAACTATGAACACTCCTATGTAAAATAGTTCTAACTCACTTTAATCTCTTAAAGCCTAAAAACATTAAATTTAGGCTAAATTATTTAGCTATCAAATAAGAGAATGCAACTGTTAGCTCTTTTAGCTACTCCCACTAGTCCAATTATAATTaatttgtaactttttttttaagGACCCAACTGAATGAATTGGTCAAAAATCAAGAaggtattaattttttttagtattatcctttattaaattagatttttaattattttttaatctcaaataATGATTATTTCTAATCTTAAGTAAAGTTTGgaattatcttttaattaatatcTTTAAATAGTATCTTTCTTAAGGATTGTGTCACACTCTAACAATTCATTTATATTGAGTTAAAAAGAGTAATAAAAGTAAAttaggaaataaatgataaatatttcttgattttacaaaGTGCATTAATAAAAATGAGCATTCCTGTTTAGTATGGAGGACAAATAAAAATTGAGGAAATaacttgatttaaaaaaaatgaataatttttttttgaaaaaatcaatctttttcaGTGGAAAAGTTTACGTGTCAACAAACTTCAAAAGAAATTTTCTTCCACAAAAGTATATTTAGTAGGAATGTGAAATTATTGTGTGCAAATACACTGCTTTCATCATCTTCATGCCAATATATGTTCACTTACAATATAATTATACATAcacaaaatattcataaaattttttTTAGTGCAGTGAGTCTGTCTCTTTATACACAAAACACGactttgtattaattttttatttgtttaaattgtagaaaaacactaaattctttggtttgatttttttcttaaaattattatgtTTGGAGTAGAGCATTATAGTAGTATTAatcttttatttgataaatttaagcTACCCGTGGAGCTACCACATCTTAGGAAATCTGATGTATTTATTGATCAAAGAAATGGTTATAATATAGGTTTCTTTAATCGTGACAAAATAATTagttaatgaaaaataatattgtgtGTATTGAGTAAAATATCTTTCGAATTAAATGCTAATCAATCATGTGTAAAAATGGATATATTTCGTAGATTaatgttttttattagtttatcttaGGTGTTTATTTTGCTTATGCGTACAATAATTGTGCGTTAAATGTAATCATAAGGAACATCAGATGATTTTTTTTTCCGGTTGATAAGGAATCAGATGCTATTCTTCAGGTATGCATTAGGTAAAATTCCGCTTTAATACAATAAGTCACAAATCATACAAGAAAGATAAATTGTATTAGGCGCGATCTAGAAAGCACCCGGGAGTTCTGAACCTGAAATCCTCTTTTTGAGGGATAGCTTGAAAACCTAAAATCCTCTTTTTGAGGGGATAACTTGATCATTTTTACAGTCAATTTTGCGAAAAGAACGTTTTCTTTACTAGCAATTTTAAGacaatttaatttctattatctttAAAGTATACACACACATAGTAATAATTatagttataataattaatgacTTATTGAATGCTTAAAGCGTTGTTAGTTACTTAAGGTGATCATGCTTCATGATACATGCAGCCTCCATGCCTATCATTACACTACTAATTACAAGTAAATCTTCATAAGCTGACAAAGGTAAGGTGGTTAATTACACAAGTAATGAAGTTTTATTCCCATGACAAGCTTTAATAAGTTCAAGGTAACAACATCGATAAatctttcattttaaaaaaaaaaaataataataaaaaaatataatataataggtAATTACAAGATGGAAAATTGAACCTTCACCGATAAAATGAAAGTTATgataaatcatcaacacacacATGAATATTTTTGCCTTACCAATGTAAGGTAACAAGCCGAATTGGATTaatgtcaaataaaatttttaatcgGGAGATATGATATCAATAAGGcaatttgaataaaattttatatCCCTTTAAAAGATAGGAAGCTCGAAATAGAggagttgtttctttttttcctttttaagatTACGtggtattatattttaaatatttttagctattaaattattttcatgtacGACTCATTCCATAAAACttactcaatttagaaaattacaTTTCCCTAATAACAGGGATTCTATTTTCCTTTAACGTGCAGTTAGAAAAAAAAGGCAAATATCTCGTTAATTTAGTATGTATATTAAGCCACCAATTTCCTTTTTCATTATTAAGAACAGTAACAAATTCAATGAATTGTTTGTGTAATATCCTaagtaatatattattaatttatcttttaattaagTTGGCTGAAAGAGAATTACACGCATTAAAATAGTTAATGATCAATTATTCAAATGTTACAAATAAAGTATAACTACATGAAATATAGAGGGTCTAAACTCTAAAAGGACCCAAAATTGATCCATCTAGAAATTTATTCACACATAAAATTGACTAGATACATATATGAAGTCGACAGATGGTTTTACTTTTCAAATGGAGATGAAtgttcttttaataaaatattttcttgtagaaaaagttttcaaaattattttctgatTGTTCATAGTGATTAAATTAAATTTCTTAGATCTAAAAGATAGTGTTATATGGTAAGTTTTGGTAATTATATACACAGGGCAGAATAAAGTGAAGTTAGTGTTTTGATGGTAGTATTATATCGGCAATTCATAGATTAAAACTTTCGCTATATACAAGATTTGAAAAAGAAATGAACCATTAAAATTTATTGTacgcatttctgcaagaggctattTCATTAGTTATATGTATTGAAATAAgtagaaagaaataataatttaattttcaaaataaataacttCAAATTAAAAATGACGAAATACTTTCTTACTCGTTAAAGATTGTGATGAGAGggataaaaaattttcaattattgATTAGGTTCACAATTATCAATTGGGATTAATCGGATTTGAAACAGAATATTAAACACTAGATGAAAACAAAAAGTATCTAGAAACTATTTcattcaaaatgaaataaaattttgaaactatttttcGTCATACTAAAAACATATACAAGTAGTCCTACTAAACCAAATTATGCCACCTGCTCCTTTATGTAAAGTCTGCTAAATACAGCATTGCTTATTTGACACGTTCTTAACTTGCAAGTTGCCATATTTGATTGATGATGCTTATATCATATGcaactctattttttcttcttttgtatttACTAATATTTCAGAGTTGTGATGATATCACATGCCCtacattacaacaacaacataatatgtaccccataagtggaAGTATTGCATGCACTTGATCCGGGGTTGAAATAAGGTTTTAAATTTGTAGTACTTCGAGATTCGTTAAATCTACCGTATAATAagtataattaaataagaaatatatatgaaaattggTATCAGATAAAAAAAAACACTCTTAAAACCACGAAGATAGCTGATATTTATAATATGTGTGTTTAAACCTTCCGAACACCCACGACTCCAAAATTCTGAGTCTTGATCAACCTGTTTTTGATGCAGTCAATCAAACCTCAGGTCACACACGTATCAAATTGGGAGTTATGGTGAGTGTATCATTTGAAATTGACGAATTCTAACCTTTTACTGATTTTTCACGATAAAGAGGCGGAGGCCATAAGCTTGATATGATAATGTCAAACTTGAGCTAAGAATATTGAATGTTTGTTAGCAAGCTAAACTTCAGGCAAAGATATCGCATATTTGTTGTCAAATTTTAAAATGggattttttacaatattttttgttgtttatgtctGAAGTTAATTCCACAATGTTCAAAGTTGTAAACATTTTATACTATAATTATGACCTAATCACTTAAATGGCTATCTCCTCGATGTTATTCGAGCCAAAGTAATTCTTtctccatttcaatttatttatctaaCTTTCTATTTTAATtggtttaaaaaaatatcttcttcttttttcggataattttttagttttaactttCCATATGACATATGTTTAGACAAACAATTGAATGACATTTTCGTACattcaacatatctttaatttttaatcattagacttaaaaatcttctttatttcctTAAACTTcgtatcaaatcaaaatcaaataaataaattaaaatggaggagTACTAATTTCTACATGAATCCCACTGAAAAGAGTCTCACAGAGTaacaaattttcaaggaaaataacataaacatacaccttaacttatcatatttgtacaaattttcatctttataaagtaattacaaaaatttcaactaattatatatcttcattGAATATAAtagaagctaattatgtatctagACAGACCCAAAGTCGAAAAAAAattatcgaaagctaattatgtatcttaacaaagaaaaaaaaatgtatctttgttggatgtatcgggagccaattatgtatctcaacagactcaaaattaaaatttttaataattatgcaaaatatcaaaattttcaataattaagcTTCAAAGTGTCGAAATTTATTTTGTCTCCCCAATTTTCAAACACAAGATGTTAAATCACGAAGGACGAGAATACAGTACACAAATACATGTCACAAACTAGGCTTTCAATAATGGAACCATTAAATCCAATCTCTATGGAAAATCTTAGGGGAAAGAACGTGGGCTGaccactttgaaaaaaaaatgattcataatttgaaaatgtGGACAACTGTAGCTAGTCGCccaatttatttttctcttttagccATTGACCCAGTCAGTCACATGCAGTTTCTATAtccaattgatacacttttatactatattgatgcACTTTTacactatattgatacacttttataccacgttgatatagtatatataccacataaatacaccttttacagaGAAAATTCTCaagcttttcttccatttctcctCTCTCTCCTAATTTTCATCCCTTTCCCACAAATATCAAGAGACACAACAACTCATCAATGGTAGTTTTAGTCCTAATTCAAGAATTCGCTGCGAAGCAGCAAGCTAGGAAGGAACAAAAACAGCCCCAACAcagatcaaaaaaattaaaaaaatctatatGAAATGATTAATTTGACAACATGATTGTTGTAGCAGGAACAAACAGGCAATATAGATGCAGAATTAGCTATAGTTCTTTCAAGCATATCACTAGCCTACAAGCAAATCACATCGCTTTTACAAAGGTCCAACATTGTTAACATTACTGGAACTCAAGGCTCTATTAATATCCAAGGTGAAGATCAGAAGAAACTTGATGTTATATCCAATGAGGTTTGTTACTTCTTCACCTCCCAACAATTATATTATTGTGAACTTTAGTGCACTAATCAATAAAAATGTAACCTTTTGAGTGTTGTAGTTATTCTGCAATTGTCTAAGATCAAGTGGGAGGATGGGGATTATCGCATCAGAGGAAAAAGATGTACCTGTGGCAGTTGTACCAAATGGCTAGAAATGGAGTTTTGAAATTTCTTGgccattttatgtatttttttcagcTGAGTGGTTATTTTCGTCCTTTCCTCTATAATAGGGGAAATGAAACGGGttgaccatttaaaaaaaaatggcccacaatttgaaaaggtggacaacTTTAGCAAATCAACCaaatttattttcctcttttggTCATTTGCCTAGTCGGCCACATGCAGTTTCTATTCCCAGTTGATACACTTTGatatcatattgatacacttttatactacattaatacactttttaaaaaagaaagaagggaTCCTagacccaattgatactcttttataccaccttgatacacttttataacaaGATAGAAGGGGAATCTATGCATATGTTGTGTCCATAtatccaattgatactcttttatactagattgcTACACTTTATATCacattgatacatttttatattacattgatacactttttaaaaaagaaagagaggatcATATACCCAATAAATACTCTTTTATACCAAAGtaatacacttttataacaaGATAGAAGGGGAATCTATGCATGCATATCCAGTGTCCATATATCCATACAGTCTTTGCAAGCATATAAATAGCTATTTTCTATTAACCGCCCAGCTAAGGcaaataacaattttaaaaaaatagaaacgttaaatatatttttactctatAATTTGATATCAACAAATCTTTCTTTTGTTACACTTTTCTACCAAACCTACCTAAAAATTCTTACTCTGCTTCGAAATCCTctgtttgattttgaggtttttgttgaaaatggtaaaaaaatcGGGTTCATCGAATGGAAAAGAAAGCAAGAAAGTGGTGAAAAACAGAATCTTCGATGTAAGCAAGCTGATTATCATGTAGTTTAGGAAGAATCTTGCCACCATAGCTACACATAAATTTGACCTTATAATTAGAGATTTGATTGGGATCTTCCCATGccatagtattttcaaaatcaatttcacggGGACGGGGAGAAAAGTCACCGAATTCAGGGTAAGAAGTGTAGGAGTAGTTCTCTATGTTTTAGGCTTAGTAGTTTGAGAGTGTATTTTGTAGGTTAGACCATTTAAGAGAGTGAAGAAAATGGAGTgggttgaagaagaaaagggaTTTTATAAAGCGGTAATTGTGAAAATGGTACACGACTACTGATAGTGGCTATTTCGTGGGTATTTAATTGTGAGTACtattttatggtattattttagttttaggtgttatttttgtcctttttcctatttaatatgtgcatacaaataagtcctaggcccaaaaacataaagtttCATATCGGGCCTGTCgacccgatccctacgctacatcacagaccccattgaaaatcactaACATAGGTTGCACCGCAAAATTTTCTGGGCCGGATCaataaaattcgggtcacaactctaacaatctccaccttgacacgaattttaattcagaactcaaattcatttcaagacaaactctctaCTTCTTCCAtaaaagcccctaagggcacatcttaacagcTAACACCAACCAAGTCTAAGCCATGCTCAAAATTGACATTTGGTAGTGtattggtcatcatatcagcaggGTTATCATGGGTACTAATTTTGTttaccacaatatcaccacgagcaataatttcatatacaaaatgataccgaacatcgatgtgctttgtcctctcgtgaaacatctgatctttcgtaaggaagatagcactctgactgtCACAAAAGATtgtagtaatctgtaagtctttgctaagttcaccgaacagacccttcaaccaaatagctttcTTGAAAGCCTCCGTAATAAACATGTACTCtccctcagtagttgacaaagcaaccgtaatctgtaaggtagctttccaactatagcATAActaccaatggtgaaaacataggtTGTAAAGGATCTCCTTTTATCTTGGTTTCCtacaaaatcagaatcaacatacccgaCTCCATCTGTATTTTGCCTAAAAtgcaaacaaacatcagcagatccATGCAAGAATATTGTGGCGCCATTGgtggtgaaaaagaaataatatcacTCTGTATCTCCgggctagactgagaagtaggcactggtgtagactctgctccaatatgtaattcaacatgggtgcttgacttttgatgattcatgtcactaagctcatctggGGGCGAAGCATTAGATTCGGAGGGAGCCCGAGGCATGGTAGTTTTATCAAACACAACATctctgctaattataacctttctgtTTTCTGGataccaaagcttataacctttaacaccagacTTATAACCTATAACTAAGCACTTGACAGATCTAGGTTTTAAttttccattatcaacatgagcatacgTAGATATCCAAATATCatcaaatcagaataactagcagTAGTgccagaccatacctcttgtggagtctttttatcaatcacgACTGAGGGAGAGCAGTTAATAAGAAGGCAAGCTGTGGAAGCAACTTCAACCCAAAAATACTTGGGTAAA is a genomic window containing:
- the LOC107866396 gene encoding UDP-glucuronate 4-epimerase 5, yielding MTQLKPILTHLDSIPSTPGKFKPDKSSPYSLYRLRFHPTLFPRFTLWSFLFIFFIVLFFFFSTPTNPTTGNNRRSLKNTVSPILEVGPNWERRVRASARTRSKTGFTVLVTGAAGFVGTHVSLALKRRGDGVLGLDNFNHYYDVGLKKARQGLLERSGIMVVDGDINDAVLLRKLFDVVAFTHVMHMAAQAGVRYAMQNPGSYVHSNIAGFVTLLEACKMANPQPSIVWASSSSVYGLNSKVPFSEKDRTDQPASLYAATKKAGEEIAHTYNHIHGLSITGLRFFTVYGPWGRPDMAYFFFTKDILRGKEIKIFETSDHGSVARDFTYVDDVVKGCLAALDTAKKSTGSGGKKKGAAQLRIYNLGNTKPVPVGRLVSILEKLLKVKAKKKVIQMPRNGDVPFTHANITLAHNELGYKPTTDLEMGLKKFVKWYVNYYGSKKKKSAW